ATAGCATCGCGAATTTTGGGAAGGCTAAAGCCGCAACTCGACTCGTTTTTCTTGAAGATTCGGTTGCAACTGGTGGCGGACTTCTTGCAATGATCGCCATCATCATCTCGTATTACACACCTTACCATCAAGCAGAAGGAATTGCCTCTGCACTGATCGGCGTTATGATGTTCTTCGTTGTTGGGAAAGTATTCCTCGACAATGCGGCTGGTGCGATCGGCGAATCTGATGAAGTTATGCAAGTCCAAATCGGACAACTTGTCATGAGCGACCCTGATGTGCAAGATATTCAAGTCATCACCGTTTTAAAAGAAGGTGATTTTTTCCACGTTGAAGTAGAAGTTGAACTCGATCCCCATATGACGCTTGCTGAAGTAGATGACGTCAAGGACCGGCTCGAGGAAAATATTTTGACTGTGAAAGGCGTCGTGGATGTTCTCGTTTCGTTCGATGAAGACGATGCGATTCGTAGCTGGGAATACGGCGACGGTCGCTAAATTCCTAATAAGGCTGTAAAAAAGAGTTGCTATATTCTTTTTTACAGTCTTATTTTATTCTCAAGTTAGCTATACAAATAAAGGAAGCGCAATCATTTCTAACGCATCTCATTTACCCGCAAAATACTTCCTTTTTATGAAAGTTTTCGATTGACTCTTTACTCGATTTGCCCTATAATCAAATAGTTAATTAAGTTAACTAATTACTTTTAAATCAGAAGGAGATTGAACATGACACAAACTACGCAAGCGGAAAAACCTGTAGATATTCAGGGGAAACCTTATAATCGTATGTTATTAATGACAGTAATGCTTGTGGGGGCATTCGTTGCTATCTTAAACCAAACGATTCTATCAACAGCACTTCCACATATTATGGTCGATTTAAACATCACCGCGTCAACAGGGCAATGGCTAACAACAGCTTTCCTACTTACTAACGGGATCATGATTCCTATTACCGCGATGTTAATCGGTAAAATTAATTCAAAAACGCTATTTTTAACAGCCATGATCGTCTTTACGGTGGGTACAGTTATCTCTGCTTTCTCAGATAGCTTTGCGTTACTACTAACTGGACGTATTATTCAAGCAGCTGGGGCCGGAATTCTAATGCCTCTTATGCAAACGATTTTTCTACTTATCTTCCCACCAGATCGTCGTGGGGCGGCAATGGGTATGGTCGGATTAGTTATCGCTTTTGCGCCAGCTATCGGGCCCACTTTATCAGGTTGGATCGTTGACAGCTATGATTGGCACATGCTTTTCATCATCTTGATCCCAATCGCAGTTATTGATATTATCTTCGCTTTCTTCGCTATGAGAAAAGTGGTAGAACTGACAAATCCGAAAATCGATATTCTCTCGATTGCGCTTTCTACGATCGGTTTCGGTGCTCTACTTTACGGATTCAGTAGCGCGGGTACAGACGGTTGGACAGACGGCCTTGTGCTTACAATGTTCGCAGCAGGTGTAGTTGGCATTATTTTATTCGTATGGCGCCAACTTGTTATGGAAAAACCAATGCTCGAACTTCGCGTTTTCAAATCACCAGTTTTCACGTTATCAACCATTATTAGTGCGATCGTCATGATGTCAATGATCGGCGCAGAAATCGTATTACCGCTTTACATTCAAAATATTCTCGGTGAAACCGCGCTACACTCCGGATTATTACTACTTCCAGGTGCGATCGTGATGGGTGTTATGAGCCCGATTACCGGTATTATTTTCGATAAAATTGGTCCGAAGTTGCTCGCCATCGTTGGTATGACTTTACTCGTGGCTGGTACAATTCCGTTCATGTTCTTAACAAAAGACACGTCAACTATGTACATCATTGTCTTCTACGCCGTGCGTTTCTTCGGTATTTCGATGGTTATGATGCCGATGTCAACAGCTGGTATGAACTCATTGCCACTGAACATGATGAGTCACGGTACCGCAGTCAACAACACGATTCGTCAAGTTGCCGGCTCGATTGGTACAGCGATCTTGATTACAGTATTAAGTAACGTAACGAAAAATAACATGCCTGGAAAAGCGTTGGCAATGACTGATCCACAAGGATTCCAAAGCCAAGCACTAACAGCAAATCTTGACGGTATGAAAGCAGCATTCATCGTGGCTGTAGCCTTCGCAGTTATTGGCTTGATTTTAAGCCTGTTCGTGAAAGATATTCGTCCTCAAGGTAAGAAAAGCGTAAGTAAATAACATGAAAAGAAACGCAGTGCTGATTCATTTCTCAGCGCTGCGTTTCTTTCGTTTCCGGTCTACGATAATCAAGACAATAATTGTAATCAAGCAAAAAAAACTATATATATCCGAAATTTTCTCTGGTACTAAACGCGTCACCAAAAATCCAGATCCTGATAGTACAAATAAAATCCAAAATCTACGGTCATCTGTCATTTACGTGTTGCCTCCTCTTTCTTCTCTCCTCATTTAACCTTATTTTAAAATAAAAATCAACCTGCTCAAAAAAGTATGCTAAGATAGTAAAAAAGCTTTCTAACTTAAGAAAAGGGTGTTTTGGATGGAATTTGTTTTGATTTTGTTGCCGATCTTCGGAATTTTCGCGATTGGGTTTATTGGGCAGAAAACGCTCAAATTTGATATCCCCAATTTATCGAAGTTAACGCTGTATTTAATGTCGCCATTTTTGGCGTTTAATACGTTTTACACGAATAAATTAACGATCGATTACGCTTACTTACTCATTTTTGTTGTGGGGCTTTGTCTGTCGATTATTGCGATTGTTTATGTGATTGCGAAAGTGATGAACTATGATATTCAAGATGCATGCGCGATGATTTTGGCGTCTGCTTTTATGAATAATGGGAATTACGGGACGCCAGTGGTTCTGCTGATTTTTGGCGCAGCTGGGCTTGATATCGCGGTTATTTTGATGGTGCTGCAACAGCTTGCGATGAGCACGATTGGGGTGTTTTTCGCCGCGCGCGGAAGTTCGCAAAATGCGGGGATGAAAAT
The sequence above is drawn from the Listeria weihenstephanensis genome and encodes:
- a CDS encoding cation diffusion facilitator family transporter; its protein translation is MKEIFQLLKEGNKSALTAAIVNVLVSIIKGITYVFTGNVAMFAETLHSLGDAANQFFVFVGSALSKKRPTKRFPNGFGRVVNLVLLGAVLIVGIMAFETIKEGISHIFHPTESTGFLINLLVLAVCTILEGFVLVKAMHEITHDVGLKSRGLKLFKDSIANFGKAKAATRLVFLEDSVATGGGLLAMIAIIISYYTPYHQAEGIASALIGVMMFFVVGKVFLDNAAGAIGESDEVMQVQIGQLVMSDPDVQDIQVITVLKEGDFFHVEVEVELDPHMTLAEVDDVKDRLEENILTVKGVVDVLVSFDEDDAIRSWEYGDGR
- a CDS encoding DHA2 family efflux MFS transporter permease subunit, whose product is MTQTTQAEKPVDIQGKPYNRMLLMTVMLVGAFVAILNQTILSTALPHIMVDLNITASTGQWLTTAFLLTNGIMIPITAMLIGKINSKTLFLTAMIVFTVGTVISAFSDSFALLLTGRIIQAAGAGILMPLMQTIFLLIFPPDRRGAAMGMVGLVIAFAPAIGPTLSGWIVDSYDWHMLFIILIPIAVIDIIFAFFAMRKVVELTNPKIDILSIALSTIGFGALLYGFSSAGTDGWTDGLVLTMFAAGVVGIILFVWRQLVMEKPMLELRVFKSPVFTLSTIISAIVMMSMIGAEIVLPLYIQNILGETALHSGLLLLPGAIVMGVMSPITGIIFDKIGPKLLAIVGMTLLVAGTIPFMFLTKDTSTMYIIVFYAVRFFGISMVMMPMSTAGMNSLPLNMMSHGTAVNNTIRQVAGSIGTAILITVLSNVTKNNMPGKALAMTDPQGFQSQALTANLDGMKAAFIVAVAFAVIGLILSLFVKDIRPQGKKSVSK
- a CDS encoding AEC family transporter produces the protein MEFVLILLPIFGIFAIGFIGQKTLKFDIPNLSKLTLYLMSPFLAFNTFYTNKLTIDYAYLLIFVVGLCLSIIAIVYVIAKVMNYDIQDACAMILASAFMNNGNYGTPVVLLIFGAAGLDIAVILMVLQQLAMSTIGVFFAARGSSQNAGMKMVWQRVVRMPVAYGALLGILLQLVHFPVPTSVMTCVKLVGDAAIPTIMIVLGMQLAVISFRRIDIPKVSISLILRLLISPMIAVLFTLILPVDTMTKQIMILLAAMPTAANTTLLAVQFNTKPDLVSSTTFISTVLSIVTIPTILWILFS